Proteins encoded by one window of Hyphomicrobium nitrativorans NL23:
- a CDS encoding beta-ketoacyl-ACP synthase, with product MAETSREVWITGIGLVSSLAEGAGAHWQRLADVTPPRPVIDSERFAPYAVHPLVALDFAKQIPRTSDRRQMERWQQIGVYTAGLALADAGLAGDQSNLDRVNLTIAAGNGERDLALDARVLTALETSDAAESILNRELAVGLRPTLYLGQLSNLLAGNISIVHKATGSSRTFKGEELAGVSAVTDAARRIAANQGDVFLAGGALNAEREDLLLGCEITHALATGPYRSVWERGPHGGGLVPGSMGAFLVLEASDHARSRGAVPYARLSRIVSDRALRHREKSTDTAARLFDELALQPKNGHLSVLSGASGVEPVTADEKNFLERMEQRGFKSCVRTWGSVLGHGIEAHFIAGLALAALAISKNTFYPPFAATEIEDTPGTPTNRILVTCFGHWRGEGLALVESAHDAAE from the coding sequence ATGGCAGAGACAAGCCGCGAGGTCTGGATCACCGGCATCGGGCTTGTGAGCTCGCTGGCCGAAGGCGCGGGCGCGCACTGGCAACGTCTGGCAGACGTGACGCCGCCACGCCCCGTCATCGATAGCGAGCGCTTCGCGCCCTATGCTGTGCATCCGTTGGTTGCGCTCGACTTCGCAAAACAAATTCCAAGAACGAGCGATCGGCGCCAGATGGAGCGCTGGCAGCAGATCGGCGTTTATACGGCGGGGTTGGCCTTGGCCGATGCGGGTCTAGCGGGCGATCAATCGAACCTCGACCGCGTCAATCTGACCATCGCAGCCGGCAACGGCGAGCGCGATCTCGCCCTGGATGCGCGCGTTCTGACCGCACTCGAAACGAGCGACGCGGCGGAGTCCATCCTCAACCGGGAACTCGCTGTCGGCCTGAGGCCCACGCTTTACCTCGGCCAGCTCTCCAACCTGCTCGCAGGAAACATCTCCATCGTCCACAAGGCGACGGGCTCGTCCCGCACATTCAAGGGCGAGGAATTGGCAGGCGTATCGGCGGTTACCGACGCAGCCCGCCGCATCGCCGCCAACCAGGGCGACGTGTTCCTCGCGGGCGGAGCGCTCAACGCGGAGCGGGAAGATCTACTCCTCGGATGCGAAATCACGCATGCTCTGGCAACCGGCCCTTACAGATCGGTCTGGGAGCGCGGCCCGCATGGTGGCGGCCTTGTGCCGGGCAGCATGGGTGCGTTCCTGGTCCTGGAAGCGAGCGATCATGCACGCAGCCGCGGGGCGGTGCCGTATGCGCGCCTTTCCCGCATCGTTTCGGATCGAGCGCTCCGCCACCGCGAAAAATCGACGGACACGGCAGCGCGCCTTTTCGACGAACTCGCGCTTCAACCGAAGAATGGGCACCTCTCCGTTCTCTCGGGCGCGAGCGGCGTCGAACCCGTGACGGCGGATGAGAAAAATTTTCTGGAGCGTATGGAGCAGCGGGGCTTCAAGTCCTGCGTTCGAACCTGGGGAAGCGTGCTGGGTCACGGGATCGAAGCGCATTTCATCGCGGGCCTCGCGCTAGCTGCTCTCGCCATATCGAAAAACACGTTCTATCCGCCGTTCGCAGCAACGGAAATCGAGGACACCCCCGGCACACCGACAAACCGGATCCTCGTCACGTGCTTCGGCCACTGGCGTGGCGAAGGTCTCGCCCTCGTCGAATCTGCCCACGACGCGGCGGAGTGA
- a CDS encoding 3-hydroxyacyl-ACP dehydratase FabZ family protein produces the protein MRLETFQMLDKIETLDRKAQTLVALAHVPRSSPVFDGHFPGHPIMPGVLLLETMAQAAGYLLMALNDFSRMPFFAAAKTANFRAFVEPGALLKAHAECVHLGSGYAVMSTSLTCRGQRVADARLTMRNVPFPSPALEKHVVREGRRLGALEAGTVC, from the coding sequence ATGCGCCTCGAAACCTTCCAGATGCTCGACAAGATCGAGACGCTCGACCGCAAAGCGCAAACGCTCGTGGCCCTGGCGCACGTGCCCCGAAGCAGTCCCGTCTTCGACGGGCACTTTCCAGGCCACCCGATCATGCCGGGCGTTCTCCTTCTGGAGACGATGGCGCAGGCGGCCGGCTATCTCCTGATGGCCCTCAACGACTTCTCGCGCATGCCCTTTTTTGCGGCAGCCAAGACTGCGAATTTCAGGGCGTTCGTTGAACCGGGCGCCCTTTTGAAGGCCCATGCGGAATGCGTCCATCTGGGCTCGGGCTACGCCGTCATGTCGACGAGCCTCACCTGCCGGGGCCAACGCGTCGCGGATGCCAGGCTCACGATGCGCAACGTTCCGTTTCCCTCACCCGCTCTCGAAAAGCACGTGGTTCGCGAAGGTCGGCGACTCGGTGCGCTGGAGGCGGGAACGGTCTGCTGA
- a CDS encoding acyl carrier protein: MASTFDTVAGIIAETSDVPLDQITPQSHVMKDLEVDSLSFLDITFEIDQKFGIKLPVEDWMGRVNEGKDSGDEYFVIGNLCAQIDALRTAVAQ, from the coding sequence ATGGCATCGACTTTCGACACCGTTGCCGGGATCATCGCAGAGACGAGCGATGTTCCCTTGGACCAGATCACACCGCAAAGCCATGTCATGAAGGATCTTGAGGTCGACAGCCTCTCGTTCCTCGACATCACCTTCGAGATTGACCAGAAGTTCGGCATCAAGCTTCCCGTCGAAGACTGGATGGGGCGCGTCAACGAGGGCAAGGACAGCGGAGACGAGTACTTCGTCATCGGCAACCTCTGCGCCCAGATCGACGCCCTGCGCACAGCCGTCGCCCAATAG
- a CDS encoding SDR family oxidoreductase has protein sequence MSSGGDRLLELNVGQRASLARTITAEDVADFARLSGDRNALHLDEEFAARTEFGQRVVHGFLHASLLSTLVGTKLPGRGALYVSQSIAFTRPVFIGDTVEASAVVEAIDIETRVVTLRTEITRSGGETVMRGTATVRVLRLAAEKSREASLAGARTAGLLDGRVALVTGASRGIGRATAALFAGNGAMVWINYHKSRAAAEALAQDILDRGGSCRLVQADVTRDDEIARMMDEIGSEGGLDVLVNNAGPKIVSRPFARLDWQAVSEAYEWIVGSAFRVTQAALPALKASRGSIVTVLSTAALGRTAHNWLPYVAAKSALLAMNKNLAQELGPDGVRVNMISPSMVDTDLVSDVPDRMRQMTISGTPLRRLATPEDVAGAALMLASPYAGFVTGENLLVTGGAYMH, from the coding sequence ATGTCGAGCGGAGGAGACCGCCTGCTGGAGCTGAACGTCGGTCAGCGGGCCAGTCTGGCGCGTACGATCACGGCGGAGGATGTCGCCGATTTCGCGCGCCTCTCCGGCGACCGTAACGCGCTGCATCTCGACGAAGAGTTTGCCGCGCGCACCGAGTTCGGCCAACGCGTCGTTCATGGCTTCTTGCATGCCAGCCTGCTTTCGACGCTTGTCGGCACGAAGTTGCCGGGGCGGGGCGCACTCTACGTTTCGCAGAGCATCGCGTTCACACGGCCGGTGTTCATCGGCGACACGGTCGAAGCAAGTGCGGTCGTCGAGGCCATCGATATCGAGACGCGTGTCGTCACGCTCCGGACAGAAATTACGCGCTCCGGCGGGGAGACCGTCATGCGCGGGACGGCGACGGTCAGGGTGCTGCGTCTTGCCGCGGAAAAATCGCGAGAAGCATCGCTCGCTGGCGCGCGCACGGCAGGCCTGCTCGACGGGCGCGTGGCGCTCGTCACAGGGGCTTCGCGCGGCATCGGGCGCGCGACCGCCGCGTTGTTTGCAGGAAACGGCGCGATGGTCTGGATCAACTACCACAAGAGCCGGGCGGCGGCGGAAGCGCTCGCTCAAGATATTCTCGACAGGGGCGGCTCGTGCCGTCTGGTGCAGGCCGATGTGACGCGTGACGATGAAATCGCGCGCATGATGGATGAAATCGGAAGCGAAGGCGGCCTCGATGTTCTCGTGAACAACGCCGGGCCGAAGATCGTATCGCGGCCGTTCGCGCGGCTCGACTGGCAGGCAGTGTCGGAGGCCTACGAGTGGATTGTGGGCAGCGCTTTTCGTGTCACACAGGCCGCACTGCCAGCGCTGAAAGCGAGCAGAGGTAGCATCGTCACCGTTCTTTCGACGGCCGCGCTCGGGCGGACCGCACACAATTGGCTCCCTTACGTTGCGGCCAAAAGCGCGCTTCTGGCGATGAACAAAAACCTTGCGCAGGAGCTTGGGCCGGATGGTGTCCGGGTGAACATGATCTCGCCGTCGATGGTCGACACCGATCTCGTCTCGGATGTGCCTGACAGGATGCGGCAGATGACAATTTCGGGAACGCCGCTCAGACGTCTTGCAACACCGGAAGATGTCGCAGGAGCCGCCTTGATGCTCGCATCGCCCTATGCCGGGTTCGTCACAGGAGAAAATCTTCTTGTGACGGGCGGCGCGTACATGCACTGA
- a CDS encoding HAD-IIIC family phosphatase: MSSSSLDMPRPPSTVRGASAPVSDDKIGEIVDAVIDAAPECVRKRVLLPAIDWALVPPHKVSLLVSSLDQARLPLPRWLAKPLLLAGHTLSSAARDALPGALAVLSRLNDAAGEPDEREALAASLEGLAYASDIDADTAVALVRRLLALSWDDEALRFALAQAHSAPQALRLAGGAFERHLADLPRLRIRMSGSSTTRVLADALHPAFGVEGWRTEISESSFGGVIGDLLSPPDDVDALVVLLDTDGLLATDWRREVQDVERIAAERVDMLGQALQVFSSQAAVPLLINTLPVPSRPTVGLLDRRHGAGLRRIVDSLNARILDAAAASARVIVVDADQALSGLAARDHVDPKLWYYGRIGYSHEATQCFARAFAEAWRIVQRGPVKVLAVDFDNTLWGGIYGDDGVDGLACGEDFPGNAFQALQQECLRLKAQGLLLVALSKNEAGALDAFEQHPGMVLKADDFAAHAVNWQPKADNLRRIAADLNLGLDSVLFLDDSPHEREAMRRLVPEVTVPEMPDDPAERPGWLRRLSATWPARLTAEDASRPAVYAARRAAQELQARAASFEDYLSALEQRLALSFVSERTVARTAQMHQRTNQFNLTTVRLGEADISALAADPTRGFALLGQVSDRFGDHGLVVAATVDIDGAEATIRTLLMSCRVIGREVERAFVGALVGELASRGVARVRGIYVPTAKNGMVRDFYQSCGFSPTGGEGSGTVWTFAIGDTEPPGSTYVTTSWER, from the coding sequence ATGTCTTCGTCTTCCCTAGACATGCCGAGGCCGCCCTCGACGGTGCGTGGGGCAAGCGCGCCAGTCTCGGACGACAAGATCGGCGAGATTGTCGATGCGGTGATCGATGCGGCGCCGGAATGCGTGCGCAAACGCGTCCTGCTTCCCGCAATCGATTGGGCGCTGGTTCCGCCGCACAAAGTCAGCTTGCTGGTATCCTCGCTCGATCAGGCGCGACTTCCCTTGCCGCGATGGCTGGCGAAGCCGCTGCTGCTTGCAGGACATACTCTTTCGAGTGCAGCCAGGGATGCTTTGCCTGGTGCGCTCGCGGTCCTTTCGAGGCTCAATGATGCTGCTGGAGAGCCGGACGAACGTGAGGCTCTTGCTGCGTCTTTGGAAGGCCTCGCTTACGCTTCCGACATCGACGCGGACACCGCGGTTGCGCTCGTCCGCAGGCTATTGGCGTTGAGCTGGGACGATGAAGCGCTTCGTTTCGCGCTCGCGCAAGCCCATTCCGCGCCTCAGGCGTTGCGACTTGCAGGCGGTGCATTCGAGCGGCATCTGGCAGATCTTCCTCGTCTCCGGATCCGCATGTCCGGCTCGTCGACGACGCGAGTTCTGGCGGATGCCCTGCATCCGGCCTTCGGTGTGGAAGGCTGGCGGACGGAGATCTCGGAAAGCAGTTTCGGCGGCGTGATCGGTGATCTTCTCTCTCCGCCGGATGACGTCGACGCGCTTGTCGTGCTTCTCGATACGGACGGTCTTTTGGCGACGGATTGGCGTCGTGAGGTGCAGGACGTCGAGCGGATCGCGGCAGAGCGGGTGGATATGCTGGGGCAGGCCCTGCAGGTTTTTTCCTCTCAAGCCGCTGTGCCTCTTCTCATCAACACGCTTCCCGTCCCGTCGCGCCCGACGGTTGGGCTCCTGGATCGTCGGCATGGCGCGGGCCTCAGGCGTATCGTCGATTCCCTGAACGCGCGCATTCTCGATGCGGCTGCCGCCTCGGCGCGTGTGATCGTCGTCGACGCGGATCAGGCGCTCTCGGGGCTCGCGGCTCGCGATCATGTCGATCCGAAGCTCTGGTACTATGGCCGCATCGGATATTCGCACGAAGCGACGCAGTGCTTCGCGCGCGCTTTCGCCGAGGCGTGGCGGATCGTGCAACGTGGGCCGGTCAAAGTTCTGGCGGTCGATTTCGACAATACGCTTTGGGGCGGCATCTACGGCGACGACGGTGTGGACGGTCTCGCGTGCGGCGAGGATTTTCCGGGCAATGCCTTTCAAGCGCTGCAACAGGAATGTCTGCGTCTCAAGGCGCAGGGTCTCTTGCTCGTGGCGTTGAGCAAGAACGAAGCGGGTGCTCTCGACGCGTTCGAACAGCATCCCGGCATGGTGCTTAAAGCCGATGATTTCGCCGCGCACGCCGTCAATTGGCAACCCAAGGCCGACAATCTCAGGCGGATTGCGGCCGATCTCAATCTCGGTCTCGACAGCGTTCTCTTTCTCGACGATAGCCCGCACGAGCGAGAGGCCATGCGCCGCCTCGTGCCTGAAGTCACGGTGCCGGAGATGCCTGACGATCCGGCGGAGCGGCCGGGGTGGCTGAGGCGCCTTTCCGCGACATGGCCCGCTCGGCTGACTGCGGAAGACGCATCGCGGCCGGCCGTCTACGCGGCGCGGCGAGCTGCGCAGGAGTTGCAGGCGCGTGCGGCGAGCTTCGAGGACTATCTTTCGGCATTGGAGCAGCGTCTCGCGTTGAGTTTCGTGAGCGAGAGGACGGTGGCGCGGACGGCGCAGATGCACCAGAGAACCAATCAGTTCAATCTGACGACGGTGCGTCTTGGAGAAGCGGATATTTCCGCGCTTGCCGCGGATCCGACGCGAGGCTTTGCGCTTTTGGGACAAGTCTCCGACAGGTTCGGAGATCATGGTCTCGTTGTTGCGGCGACCGTGGATATCGACGGGGCAGAGGCCACGATCCGGACGCTTTTGATGAGCTGCCGCGTGATCGGCCGCGAAGTCGAGCGCGCGTTCGTGGGGGCGCTCGTCGGCGAGTTGGCGTCGCGAGGCGTTGCCCGCGTGCGCGGCATTTACGTGCCGACCGCGAAGAACGGCATGGTGCGAGACTTTTACCAATCATGCGGATTTTCGCCGACGGGCGGCGAGGGATCCGGGACGGTTTGGACGTTCGCGATCGGCGACACGGAGCCACCTGGCTCGACCTATGTGACCACAAGTTGGGAGAGATGA
- a CDS encoding acyl carrier protein, protein MDTYAAATELAYPEISEIFADVFQHAGPLTRGTSPEDVSRWDSLQHIALIRALETTFAVRLSMDEMMEIRSVGDIERVLGRHGV, encoded by the coding sequence ATGGATACGTACGCCGCGGCGACGGAGCTGGCTTATCCGGAGATTTCCGAGATTTTTGCCGATGTATTTCAGCACGCGGGACCTCTCACGCGCGGAACGTCGCCGGAGGACGTTTCCCGGTGGGATTCTCTCCAGCACATCGCTCTGATCCGTGCGCTGGAGACGACGTTTGCCGTGCGCCTCTCGATGGATGAGATGATGGAGATCCGCTCCGTGGGCGATATCGAGAGGGTGCTCGGCCGTCATGGCGTGTGA
- a CDS encoding Crp/Fnr family transcriptional regulator gives MDPADWEIIKSTPLFGAMASQTAEQLVGSSLPRFYDKGVALFHQGAPATAFFIVLDGWVKIYRTTPDGLEVVLHVFRQGETFAEAAIFLGGRYPASAETVTPSRLLKVDGETFRSRIEERPVLAMSMLASASYQLKFLVEQIEQIKVRSAPQRIADFIVRMTRVRQGPAVIELPFEKGLLANRLGMKPESLSRALQQLRARGVSVERGTVKIVDVRQLLDFVEYANEDDE, from the coding sequence ATGGATCCAGCCGACTGGGAGATTATCAAGTCTACGCCGCTGTTCGGTGCGATGGCATCGCAAACGGCCGAGCAGCTTGTTGGGAGCAGCCTGCCGCGCTTTTACGACAAAGGCGTCGCGCTATTTCACCAGGGCGCTCCGGCGACCGCGTTTTTTATCGTTCTCGACGGGTGGGTAAAGATCTATCGCACGACGCCGGATGGGCTCGAAGTCGTGCTGCATGTCTTCCGACAGGGCGAAACTTTTGCGGAAGCGGCCATCTTTCTCGGTGGCCGCTACCCTGCCAGCGCGGAAACCGTGACGCCGTCTCGCCTTCTCAAAGTGGACGGCGAGACGTTTCGGTCGCGGATCGAGGAGCGCCCCGTGCTCGCGATGTCGATGCTCGCGTCTGCCTCCTACCAGCTCAAGTTCCTTGTCGAGCAGATCGAGCAGATCAAGGTGCGTTCCGCTCCACAGCGAATTGCCGACTTCATCGTTCGGATGACGCGCGTGCGCCAGGGGCCAGCCGTTATCGAATTGCCGTTCGAGAAGGGATTGCTCGCCAACCGGCTCGGCATGAAACCGGAGAGCCTTTCGCGCGCTCTCCAGCAATTGCGGGCGCGCGGCGTTTCGGTGGAGCGCGGGACAGTGAAGATCGTGGATGTGCGTCAGCTCCTGGATTTCGTGGAATATGCGAATGAGGATGACGAGTAA
- the pqqA gene encoding pyrroloquinoline quinone precursor peptide PqqA gives MKYLDPACFGGTTTMTWVAPAYCDVRLGFEVTAYVYVR, from the coding sequence ATGAAGTATCTCGATCCCGCTTGCTTTGGCGGCACGACCACCATGACCTGGGTCGCTCCCGCGTATTGCGACGTTCGCCTCGGCTTCGAGGTGACGGCGTACGTCTACGTTCGCTGA
- the pqqD gene encoding pyrroloquinoline quinone biosynthesis peptide chaperone PqqD, protein MDAERRLGPEDGVELNPNYHFRWEEPQQAHVLLYPEGIVKLNETAAAILEACTGAPSIKDGTDELARRYGKRNLGAEVIKFLEVAHAKGWIRIKS, encoded by the coding sequence ATGGATGCCGAGAGGCGGCTCGGACCCGAGGATGGGGTCGAGCTCAATCCCAACTACCACTTCCGATGGGAAGAGCCGCAGCAGGCTCATGTGCTCCTCTACCCTGAGGGCATCGTCAAGCTGAACGAGACGGCTGCGGCGATACTCGAAGCCTGCACGGGCGCTCCGTCAATCAAAGACGGTACGGACGAACTCGCCCGCCGCTATGGCAAGCGCAACCTCGGCGCCGAGGTGATTAAGTTCTTGGAGGTCGCCCATGCCAAAGGCTGGATCCGGATTAAGTCTTGA
- the pqqE gene encoding pyrroloquinoline quinone biosynthesis protein PqqE, translated as MPKAGSGLSLDGLGMPLWLVVELTYKCPLKCPWCSNPVDFDRYRNELSTEEWIDVLREGRRLGSLQLGFTGGEPMLRKDLEVLVGEADRLGYYTNLITSGVGLSPERLRALKTAGLKQIQLSLQACDQELNEKLVGLDVFRHKIDIARTIKAEGFPMVMNVPVSRFNIDQTEAFIDLAADLGVEYLEFANLQYYNWALINRAELIPTREQLARAEAQVNAARERLGKKLTIFYVVPDYYDNRPKACMNGWGAIHLTIAPDGTALPCQEARLIKGIDFPNVRDHGLDFIWRKSQAFNAFRGDAWMKEPCRSCSEKERDFGGCRCQAFLLTGDAANTDPVCTKSPHRHLIDDLIAKVRPRTVDPETPLIMREAGRRSKRTEVG; from the coding sequence ATGCCAAAGGCTGGATCCGGATTAAGTCTTGACGGCCTGGGCATGCCGCTGTGGCTCGTTGTCGAGCTGACGTACAAGTGTCCGCTCAAATGCCCGTGGTGCAGCAATCCCGTCGACTTCGATCGCTATCGGAACGAACTTTCGACCGAAGAGTGGATCGACGTTCTGCGCGAAGGGCGGCGTCTTGGATCGTTGCAGCTTGGGTTCACGGGCGGTGAGCCGATGCTGCGGAAGGATCTTGAGGTGCTCGTCGGCGAGGCCGACAGGCTCGGTTATTATACGAACCTGATCACGTCGGGTGTGGGATTGAGCCCGGAACGGCTTCGTGCGCTGAAAACAGCGGGCTTGAAGCAGATACAGCTTTCCCTTCAGGCTTGCGATCAGGAACTCAACGAGAAGCTCGTCGGCCTCGACGTGTTCCGCCACAAGATCGACATTGCGCGCACGATCAAAGCCGAGGGATTTCCCATGGTGATGAACGTGCCGGTGAGCCGCTTCAACATCGATCAAACGGAAGCGTTCATCGATCTTGCCGCAGATCTCGGTGTCGAATATCTCGAATTCGCGAACCTGCAATACTACAACTGGGCGCTCATCAATCGCGCCGAGTTGATTCCGACGCGCGAGCAACTCGCCCGCGCCGAAGCGCAAGTCAACGCCGCCCGCGAGCGTCTGGGCAAGAAACTCACGATCTTTTACGTCGTGCCCGACTACTACGACAATCGTCCCAAGGCGTGCATGAACGGCTGGGGCGCGATCCATCTCACGATTGCGCCTGATGGCACAGCGCTGCCTTGTCAGGAGGCGCGTCTCATCAAGGGGATCGACTTCCCGAACGTGCGGGATCACGGGCTCGATTTCATCTGGCGCAAGTCGCAGGCTTTCAACGCCTTCCGCGGCGACGCGTGGATGAAGGAGCCGTGCCGAAGCTGTAGCGAAAAGGAGAGGGACTTCGGCGGCTGTCGGTGCCAGGCATTTCTGCTGACGGGGGATGCGGCCAATACCGATCCAGTCTGCACGAAGTCACCCCATCGTCATCTGATCGACGACCTGATCGCCAAGGTGCGCCCACGTACGGTGGATCCGGAAACGCCTTTGATCATGCGCGAGGCCGGTCGTCGTTCGAAGCGCACGGAGGTCGGCTGA
- a CDS encoding urate hydroxylase PuuD — translation MDLSSLDLAVRVLHVAGVLIWIGHNWANVVQTPVFRRVLPHDPPEAVRDVFIAASKREHGIFRHASLVVVATGLYLLWRRGDLVDALLLSGPSAVIGLGAWIGTLMALNLWFIMWPHQKKVLGFIEAPTEERLRCARITFVASRTNTVLSVVTLILMIAGAHGGLSFG, via the coding sequence ATGGACCTATCTTCACTCGATCTTGCGGTGCGTGTTCTGCATGTCGCGGGCGTTCTGATTTGGATCGGGCACAATTGGGCGAATGTGGTGCAGACGCCGGTGTTCCGGCGCGTGCTCCCGCATGATCCGCCGGAAGCGGTGCGCGACGTGTTCATCGCGGCGTCGAAGCGGGAGCACGGAATATTCCGGCACGCTTCGCTCGTTGTCGTGGCCACCGGCCTCTATCTGCTGTGGCGGCGCGGCGATCTCGTCGACGCCCTGCTTCTCTCCGGGCCGTCCGCCGTCATCGGATTGGGGGCGTGGATTGGCACCCTCATGGCGCTCAACCTGTGGTTCATCATGTGGCCGCATCAGAAAAAGGTGCTGGGCTTTATCGAGGCGCCGACGGAAGAGCGTCTTCGCTGCGCCCGCATCACGTTTGTCGCTTCGCGCACCAATACGGTGCTGTCGGTGGTCACGCTGATCCTCATGATCGCGGGTGCTCACGGTGGCCTCTCGTTCGGATGA
- the serC gene encoding 3-phosphoserine/phosphohydroxythreonine transaminase, with protein MTVYSFASGPSALPREVVAELASDVAGYGGSELSALELPFSEGMFSDVLAEAERDLRALLGVPPNYRILFLQGGASAQFALLPMNLAGRGRHCEYVLGGHWSRRAAAEASRAADVWVVASGDGCSLPDPKSWRRSSDAAYCHYTTNETADGLQFHALPDPSDVPLVSDMTADLLTRVLSVERFGLIYASAQKNLGAAGLTLVIVREDLLGRARQDIPSPFDYTRQAEAGSKINTPPTFAVLVAHRMLRWLRNNGGVAAAENRSKAKCATLHEVIDSDDFYRCPASLPHRSRINVCFRVSSPRAEELFLDEAKANGLVHLNGHRDVGGLRASLYNGVSEEAVDALAAFMTDFKRRRG; from the coding sequence TTGACAGTCTATAGCTTCGCATCCGGCCCCTCGGCGCTTCCCCGCGAGGTGGTGGCCGAGTTGGCGTCGGACGTCGCCGGCTATGGCGGAAGCGAGCTTTCAGCGCTGGAGTTGCCGTTTTCGGAGGGCATGTTTTCCGACGTTCTCGCCGAGGCCGAGCGCGATTTGCGCGCGCTTCTCGGCGTTCCGCCGAATTACAGAATTCTCTTTCTTCAGGGCGGCGCATCGGCGCAGTTCGCGCTGCTTCCGATGAACCTTGCTGGCCGGGGCCGCCACTGCGAGTACGTGCTGGGTGGGCATTGGTCCCGACGGGCGGCGGCGGAGGCTTCGCGCGCCGCCGATGTCTGGGTCGTTGCGTCGGGCGATGGATGTTCTCTGCCCGATCCCAAATCGTGGCGGCGTTCGTCCGATGCCGCCTATTGTCACTACACGACAAACGAGACGGCGGATGGGCTGCAGTTTCATGCTCTGCCTGATCCGTCCGACGTTCCGCTCGTTTCCGACATGACCGCCGATCTCTTGACGCGCGTCCTCTCGGTGGAGCGCTTTGGCCTGATCTATGCCAGTGCGCAGAAGAACCTGGGCGCGGCGGGTCTGACGCTGGTGATCGTTCGCGAAGATCTGCTCGGCCGCGCACGTCAGGATATCCCGTCGCCGTTCGATTACACGCGCCAGGCTGAGGCCGGCTCCAAGATCAACACGCCGCCGACGTTCGCCGTGCTTGTCGCGCATCGGATGCTGCGTTGGCTGCGGAACAACGGCGGCGTGGCGGCGGCCGAGAACCGCAGCAAGGCAAAATGCGCGACGCTCCATGAGGTCATCGACAGCGACGACTTCTATCGTTGTCCCGCTTCGCTGCCGCATCGGTCGCGCATCAACGTGTGCTTCCGGGTTTCATCTCCTCGCGCCGAGGAGCTGTTTCTGGACGAAGCGAAAGCGAATGGGCTTGTGCATCTCAATGGCCATCGCGACGTGGGTGGGCTGCGCGCCTCGCTTTACAACGGCGTCTCCGAGGAGGCCGTCGATGCCCTCGCTGCCTTTATGACCGATTTCAAACGCCGGAGAGGATGA
- a CDS encoding dihydroorotate oxidase, whose protein sequence is MTHSLREKVRLHLSPKPTAASAEGIAVTAMGLPFPNPLGLAAGFDRTGELLPSLLTRGFGHVEVGTITPLTGHAGALGRSARPMHVGINIGSDRPGLDERVIADYVSMLEWASKTGDYVVANLTASGLHRDGNTAGIETLVRRLAVTRGVCEAMCGRRVPLLLKIDAGDRHAPFPAVVMAARLHGLDGIVLVSDCVDRIRAVSEYLDGRAVISVGGVRTADDVRGRLAAGASLVQVHRAFADGGPARIRRILRDLAARI, encoded by the coding sequence ATGACACACAGCTTGCGCGAGAAGGTTCGTCTTCATCTCTCGCCGAAACCCACAGCCGCTTCGGCAGAGGGGATTGCGGTTACCGCCATGGGCTTGCCGTTCCCCAACCCTCTCGGGCTGGCTGCCGGCTTCGACCGGACTGGGGAACTCCTGCCGTCTCTGCTCACGCGCGGGTTCGGTCATGTCGAGGTCGGCACGATCACACCGTTGACAGGACACGCCGGGGCGCTCGGGCGCAGTGCGCGGCCTATGCACGTCGGCATCAACATCGGCAGCGATCGGCCGGGGCTCGATGAGCGTGTCATCGCGGACTATGTGTCCATGCTGGAGTGGGCTTCGAAGACCGGAGACTACGTCGTCGCGAATTTGACGGCTTCCGGATTGCATCGCGACGGGAATACCGCAGGGATCGAAACGCTCGTGCGCCGCCTTGCCGTGACACGCGGCGTGTGCGAGGCGATGTGCGGGCGGCGCGTGCCCCTCCTGCTCAAGATCGATGCTGGCGATCGCCACGCACCTTTTCCCGCAGTAGTGATGGCGGCGCGTTTGCACGGTCTGGACGGGATCGTTCTGGTATCGGATTGTGTCGATCGGATTCGTGCGGTCTCAGAGTACCTGGACGGACGCGCGGTGATTTCAGTCGGCGGTGTGAGAACGGCGGACGACGTGAGGGGGCGCCTTGCGGCGGGCGCGTCGCTCGTTCAGGTCCACCGTGCGTTCGCTGACGGCGGCCCGGCACGCATCCGGCGTATTCTGAGAGACCTCGCAGCGAGGATCTGA